In the genome of Proteiniborus sp. DW1, one region contains:
- a CDS encoding ABC transporter ATP-binding protein: MDIRGNNIVVNYDDKIVLKGVSLEVNKGEIVTVIGPNGSGKSTLIKAICRSIKIGDGEIILDGKSIDNIPTKEIAKKLAVLPQVKSVSNDLLVESLASYGRFPHLGFGKRLSKADRDIVEWAMEKTGTLALRDRNIMTLSGGERQRAWIAMALAQKTDILVLDEPTTYLDISYQMEVLELVKELNETLGISIVMVLHDLNQAIRYSDRIYVLKDGEVFDHGDPCEVINRDLLKDVFNIQADIYEDLKNECPYIIPNKIER, from the coding sequence AGATTGTATTAAAAGGGGTTTCACTGGAAGTCAATAAAGGTGAGATAGTCACAGTTATTGGACCTAATGGATCTGGTAAATCCACATTAATTAAGGCAATTTGTAGATCCATAAAAATAGGTGATGGAGAAATAATCTTAGACGGGAAAAGTATAGACAATATACCAACTAAGGAAATAGCAAAAAAGCTAGCAGTTTTGCCACAGGTAAAATCAGTATCTAATGATTTGCTTGTTGAGTCCTTGGCATCTTACGGAAGGTTTCCTCATCTTGGATTTGGTAAACGATTAAGTAAGGCCGATAGGGATATAGTTGAGTGGGCTATGGAAAAGACAGGAACCTTAGCTTTAAGAGATAGGAACATCATGACACTATCAGGGGGAGAAAGACAGAGAGCATGGATAGCAATGGCCTTGGCACAGAAAACAGATATATTAGTCTTGGACGAGCCAACTACCTATCTAGATATATCATATCAAATGGAAGTTTTAGAGTTGGTCAAGGAGTTAAATGAAACTTTAGGAATTAGCATAGTCATGGTTCTTCATGATTTAAATCAAGCAATCAGATATTCAGATAGAATCTATGTTTTGAAAGATGGGGAAGTGTTTGATCATGGAGATCCATGTGAGGTTATAAATAGGGATTTGTTGAAGGATGTTTTTAATATTCAAGCGGATATATATGAAGATCTAAAGAATGAATGTCCATATATTATCCCCAATAAAATAGAGAGGTAG
- a CDS encoding histidinol-phosphate transaminase, with protein MKHGGDLLTYEDHYEGELVYFSSNINPIGTPNGLNEVFIDGFNTLVAYPDIKYRNLKSAVSKYLNCKDENVLVGNGAVEIINNFTIAAKRVVVMTPAFSEYEERAKIHGKEIKNIPYGEDFSIDIESFKDLEEDELLILGNPNNPTGLRIPEKELLEIYGIVKKKKAFLLLDEAFFEFCPEDYDSIELFKDDGYKNVAIIRAATKFFALPGIRLGYCCTSTEKAKEISEIELPWRVNSLADIAGQFIFNDAEYIKDSKEYIDKERRYLLQELSKIDGIHVYNSHTNYILIKLLEHNEDYAFEHFLQYGLVIRKCSSFVELGDNHIRVAIKDRENNERLLDAFKENR; from the coding sequence ATGAAGCATGGTGGAGATTTGTTAACATACGAGGATCATTATGAGGGTGAATTAGTTTATTTCTCTAGTAATATTAACCCAATCGGTACACCGAATGGATTGAATGAAGTTTTTATAGATGGCTTTAATACCCTTGTAGCTTATCCAGATATCAAATACAGGAACTTAAAATCTGCGGTATCCAAATATCTAAACTGTAAAGATGAAAATGTTCTAGTGGGAAATGGGGCAGTGGAGATAATAAATAACTTTACAATTGCAGCTAAAAGAGTAGTAGTTATGACTCCTGCATTTTCAGAATATGAAGAGAGAGCTAAGATTCATGGCAAAGAAATTAAAAATATTCCATATGGAGAAGACTTTTCTATAGATATAGAGTCATTTAAAGATTTAGAGGAGGATGAATTACTAATATTAGGTAATCCAAATAACCCTACAGGTTTACGTATACCTGAAAAGGAACTATTAGAGATATATGGAATCGTAAAGAAAAAAAAGGCATTCTTACTTTTAGATGAGGCCTTCTTTGAATTCTGTCCAGAGGATTATGATAGTATAGAACTTTTTAAGGACGATGGATATAAAAATGTAGCAATCATAAGGGCAGCTACTAAATTCTTTGCACTACCGGGTATAAGATTGGGATATTGTTGCACTTCTACTGAAAAGGCTAAGGAAATATCAGAAATAGAGCTGCCTTGGAGAGTTAACTCATTAGCTGACATAGCTGGACAATTTATATTTAATGATGCTGAATATATCAAAGATAGTAAAGAGTACATAGATAAGGAAAGACGCTATCTGTTACAAGAATTATCTAAAATAGATGGGATACATGTTTATAATTCCCATACTAACTATATTCTTATAAAACTACTAGAACACAATGAAGATTATGCTTTTGAACATTTCTTACAATATGGCTTAGTAATCAGAAAATGCTCCAGTTTTGTTGAACTAGGGGATAATCATATTAGGGTAGCTATTAAGGATAGGGAGAATAATGAAAGGCTATTAGATGCCTTTAAGGAAAATAGGTAA
- a CDS encoding sirohydrochlorin cobaltochelatase gives MKKGIIVTSFGTSNRETMELCIESIENRIKERYTDYLVTRAFTSRMVIHKLKKRDDYPVDTPTEALERMKRNGVKEIYIQPLLIIEGHEYEKILREVNDFVKENPEYKVRVAKPLLSHDMDYEKVLNGLGIANKDQAVVFMGHGSDHSTDISYKKLEDTIRKAGYENVFIGTVEGEISIDDVVEKLKEKSIKKVLLKPFMLVAGVHALEDMASDSDDSWKSILEKNDIDVDLQIVGLGQVKEIQDIFIEHLDEIRGDENVY, from the coding sequence ATGAAAAAAGGAATAATAGTTACCAGTTTTGGTACATCAAATAGAGAGACAATGGAACTTTGCATAGAGTCAATAGAAAATAGAATCAAAGAAAGATATACAGATTATTTAGTTACAAGGGCCTTTACTTCAAGAATGGTCATCCACAAATTAAAGAAAAGGGATGATTACCCAGTAGATACTCCAACAGAGGCATTAGAAAGAATGAAAAGAAATGGAGTAAAAGAAATCTATATTCAACCACTTCTTATTATTGAAGGGCATGAATACGAGAAGATATTAAGAGAAGTCAATGATTTTGTAAAAGAAAATCCTGAATATAAAGTAAGAGTTGCTAAACCATTATTATCCCATGATATGGATTATGAAAAGGTGCTTAATGGATTAGGAATAGCTAATAAAGACCAGGCGGTTGTTTTTATGGGCCATGGCTCAGACCATAGTACTGATATATCCTATAAAAAATTAGAGGATACAATAAGAAAAGCCGGATATGAAAATGTATTTATAGGAACGGTTGAAGGTGAAATAAGCATAGATGACGTTGTAGAAAAACTAAAAGAAAAATCAATCAAGAAAGTATTATTAAAACCATTTATGTTAGTGGCTGGGGTACATGCTTTGGAAGACATGGCATCAGATAGCGATGATTCATGGAAGAGTATATTAGAGAAAAATGACATAGATGTAGACCTTCAGATAGTAGGTTTAGGACAGGTAAAGGAGATTCAAGATATATTTATAGAACATCTAGATGAGATAAGAGGTGACGAAAATGTATATTAA
- a CDS encoding precorrin-8X methylmutase — protein MYIKNPMEIENKSMDIIDEIMGDTTFNEEEMVIAKRMIHTTGDFDYRKIIVFKNEFIHEAKGTILSGTKIFTDTKMAYMGVNKPALAKANCELKCFIDDERVFKMSKELGTTRSACAVDLAVEEGIDAFVIGNAPTALFRILELVKEGKVNPKFVVGVPVGFVGAAESKEYLREFDIPSISTVGYKGGSNVAASIINALLYMVVGR, from the coding sequence ATGTATATTAAAAATCCAATGGAAATTGAAAATAAAAGTATGGATATTATTGATGAAATCATGGGAGATACTACTTTTAACGAAGAAGAGATGGTCATAGCTAAAAGGATGATTCATACAACGGGAGACTTTGATTACAGAAAGATAATAGTTTTTAAGAATGAATTTATCCATGAAGCAAAGGGGACTATCTTAAGCGGTACAAAGATTTTCACAGATACCAAGATGGCCTACATGGGAGTAAATAAGCCTGCCCTTGCAAAGGCAAACTGTGAGTTAAAATGTTTCATAGATGACGAAAGAGTATTCAAAATGTCCAAGGAATTAGGAACTACTAGATCAGCATGTGCAGTGGATTTAGCAGTGGAAGAAGGAATTGATGCCTTTGTCATAGGAAATGCTCCTACAGCTCTATTTAGGATATTAGAGTTGGTGAAAGAGGGAAAAGTAAATCCTAAATTCGTAGTAGGTGTCCCAGTGGGATTTGTCGGTGCAGCTGAATCCAAAGAGTATCTAAGGGAATTTGATATACCATCCATATCCACAGTAGGCTATAAAGGTGGTAGCAATGTAGCTGCATCTATAATAAATGCCCTATTGTATATGGTAGTTGGAAGATGA
- the cbiD gene encoding cobalt-precorrin-5B (C(1))-methyltransferase CbiD, which translates to MTLDLYVIKDGKNLRCGYTTGSCATAAAKAAVTMLETGNIVNYIDIDTPANVPLKLEVHNPQIGQDYAACSIIKDAGDDPDNTDGIQIYAKVSRREDSQIIIDGGEGIGRITRKGLFGEIGQAAINPVPRQMIKKEVREVSPKGYDVLIYAPEGEEVGKRTFNENIGIKGGISIIGSKGIVYPMSEEALLKTIYMEVDMIAVEYGLDHIVLVPGNYGEKISEKIGIDKPRVKVSNFIGDSLLYVYNKGFKSITLIGHIGKFSKLSIGVFNTHSKICDGRMEAFIYHLAMMDAPKSLLEEVDNAITAEEGLNICIEAGYGQVVKAMEKGAENRIRRYLKDEDLKVKVIIYSMERGVDIC; encoded by the coding sequence ATGACTTTAGATCTATATGTAATAAAAGATGGAAAAAATCTCAGATGTGGTTATACTACTGGAAGCTGTGCAACAGCTGCTGCAAAGGCTGCTGTGACAATGCTGGAAACTGGTAATATTGTAAACTATATAGATATAGACACTCCAGCCAATGTTCCCCTTAAATTAGAAGTTCATAATCCACAAATTGGGCAAGACTATGCAGCATGTTCAATTATAAAAGATGCAGGTGATGATCCTGATAATACAGATGGTATTCAAATATATGCCAAGGTTAGCAGAAGAGAAGATAGCCAAATAATTATAGATGGTGGAGAAGGTATCGGAAGAATCACTAGAAAAGGACTATTTGGAGAAATTGGTCAAGCGGCCATTAACCCTGTACCTAGACAAATGATAAAAAAAGAAGTGAGAGAAGTAAGCCCTAAGGGTTATGATGTATTGATATATGCTCCAGAAGGAGAAGAAGTAGGCAAGAGAACCTTCAATGAAAACATAGGTATAAAAGGCGGCATATCAATTATAGGTAGCAAGGGCATAGTATACCCTATGAGTGAAGAAGCCTTATTAAAAACCATTTATATGGAAGTAGATATGATAGCAGTAGAATATGGCTTGGATCATATAGTTTTAGTTCCAGGGAATTATGGTGAGAAAATTTCTGAAAAGATAGGAATAGATAAACCTAGGGTGAAAGTGTCCAATTTTATAGGAGATAGCCTACTATATGTCTATAATAAGGGATTTAAATCAATAACTCTAATAGGTCATATAGGTAAGTTTTCAAAACTATCCATAGGTGTATTCAACACCCATAGCAAGATTTGTGATGGCAGGATGGAAGCATTTATCTATCATTTAGCTATGATGGATGCACCAAAGTCTTTGCTAGAAGAGGTAGATAATGCCATAACTGCTGAGGAAGGATTAAATATCTGTATAGAAGCCGGATATGGGCAAGTAGTTAAGGCTATGGAAAAAGGTGCAGAAAATAGGATTAGAAGATATTTAAAAGATGAAGACTTAAAAGTAAAAGTAATCATCTATTCCATGGAAAGGGGTGTTGATATATGTTAA
- the cbiE gene encoding precorrin-6y C5,15-methyltransferase (decarboxylating) subunit CbiE produces MLTVAGVGPGNPRYLTVDVVEKIKEADTIIAFGRVGHSIKTIRDDYIEVNRVDQVIEILDKDRDTLLLASGDPNFFGIVEFLKRKGVKVDRVLPGLSSFQYMMSKLQMSWQECIFVSLHGRDHDLKDILDHKLTIMLIDKINSPSYISEELDKLGMKGRMYVGFNLSYDDEKIIRANIGDEIEDYSSLGVVVIENEMA; encoded by the coding sequence ATGTTAACAGTTGCAGGGGTAGGACCAGGCAATCCTAGATATTTAACTGTGGATGTAGTAGAGAAGATAAAGGAAGCTGATACTATTATAGCCTTTGGAAGAGTTGGTCATTCTATTAAAACCATTAGAGATGACTATATAGAAGTCAATCGTGTAGACCAAGTCATAGAGATTTTAGATAAAGATAGAGACACCCTTCTCCTTGCATCAGGTGACCCTAATTTCTTTGGAATAGTAGAGTTTCTAAAGAGAAAAGGTGTCAAAGTAGATAGAGTATTACCTGGCTTGTCCTCATTTCAATATATGATGAGCAAATTACAGATGTCGTGGCAAGAGTGCATCTTTGTATCCCTACACGGTAGAGACCATGATTTAAAGGATATATTAGATCACAAGCTGACTATAATGTTAATAGATAAAATCAATAGCCCATCCTATATATCTGAGGAGTTAGATAAACTAGGCATGAAAGGAAGAATGTATGTAGGATTTAACCTTTCTTATGATGATGAAAAGATAATAAGGGCAAATATTGGGGATGAAATAGAGGATTATTCTTCCTTAGGGGTGGTGGTTATTGAAAATGAAATGGCTTAA
- the cbiT gene encoding precorrin-6Y C5,15-methyltransferase (decarboxylating) subunit CbiT, translating into MKWLKDEDFIRGNIPMTKFNIRVLTIGYLGINQGDRLLDIGAGTGSISIEASLQGAKVWAIEREEEGVQLIKENNDRFATDIDIVQGLAPEDLPDIKFNKCFVGGSGGKLKEIFQYLEGHLEDKGVLCGNFITLNNLSQFLTLLKEYGYKDIETQLIQSAYMDKIGLLKGQNPIYIVKGVKSNG; encoded by the coding sequence ATGAAATGGCTTAAAGATGAGGATTTTATAAGAGGAAATATTCCAATGACTAAGTTCAATATAAGAGTCCTTACTATTGGATACCTTGGAATTAACCAAGGGGATAGATTATTAGATATAGGAGCAGGTACAGGGTCCATATCCATTGAAGCAAGCCTGCAAGGAGCAAAGGTCTGGGCTATTGAACGTGAAGAAGAAGGAGTTCAGCTTATTAAAGAAAACAATGATAGATTTGCTACAGATATAGATATTGTACAAGGCTTAGCCCCAGAGGATTTACCAGATATTAAATTCAATAAATGCTTTGTCGGTGGTAGCGGAGGCAAATTAAAGGAAATATTTCAATATCTAGAAGGACATTTAGAGGACAAGGGAGTACTTTGTGGGAATTTTATAACCTTAAATAATTTAAGTCAGTTTTTAACTCTTTTAAAAGAATACGGCTATAAGGATATAGAAACTCAGCTTATTCAAAGTGCTTATATGGATAAAATAGGATTATTAAAGGGTCAAAACCCTATTTATATAGTAAAAGGAGTGAAGTCAAATGGTTAG
- the cobM gene encoding precorrin-4 C(11)-methyltransferase, which produces MVSFVGAGPGDVDLITIKGRRLLEEADVVIYAGSLVSDKHLGFCKENADLHNSASMTLEEVIEVIETSVDKGLKVVRLHTGDPTIYGAIREQMDLLDEKGISYKVIPGVSSFTAACASIKKEFTLPNVSQTVILTRIEGRTPVPEGEDLEDLASHRASMAIFLSVQEIDRVVEKLAKGYGSYDIPVAVVYKATWEDQDMVFGTLRDIAEKVKSKGIKKMGQILVGNFIEGAYERSKLYDPTFTHEFREAIK; this is translated from the coding sequence ATGGTTAGTTTTGTAGGTGCTGGACCGGGAGATGTTGATTTAATCACTATAAAAGGCAGAAGATTGTTAGAAGAAGCAGATGTAGTTATATATGCTGGAAGTTTAGTATCAGACAAACACTTAGGATTTTGTAAAGAAAATGCGGATTTACACAATAGTGCTTCCATGACCTTGGAAGAAGTGATTGAAGTAATAGAAACAAGTGTGGATAAAGGTTTAAAAGTTGTAAGACTGCATACAGGAGACCCAACTATATATGGAGCCATAAGAGAGCAAATGGACCTATTAGACGAAAAGGGTATCTCATATAAGGTGATTCCAGGAGTAAGCTCCTTTACAGCAGCTTGTGCATCTATAAAAAAAGAATTTACCTTACCAAATGTAAGTCAAACAGTAATCCTTACAAGGATAGAAGGAAGAACCCCTGTACCTGAAGGAGAGGACCTAGAAGATTTAGCAAGTCACAGAGCTTCCATGGCTATATTCTTATCAGTTCAGGAGATAGATAGAGTGGTGGAAAAATTAGCCAAAGGCTATGGCAGCTATGATATACCAGTAGCGGTAGTATATAAGGCAACTTGGGAAGATCAAGATATGGTATTTGGAACTTTAAGAGATATAGCTGAAAAAGTGAAGAGCAAAGGCATTAAAAAGATGGGCCAAATATTAGTTGGAAACTTCATAGAAGGAGCATATGAAAGATCTAAGCTTTATGATCCGACTTTTACCCATGAATTCAGAGAGGCAAT